One window of Legionella pneumophila subsp. pneumophila str. Philadelphia 1 genomic DNA carries:
- a CDS encoding purine-nucleoside phosphorylase, whose product MTTSISTISYPHLAAEYIQKTCPSFKPKVGVVLGSGLGQFAEELEDTVAIEYEKLPGFPRTTVQGHGGKLILGYYGSTAVICLQGRAHTYESMENHEAVKTYVRTLKLLGCQYFIATNASGSLKEEVGPGELMLITDHINFQPGNPLVGPNDDEFGPRFYPLDNAYDITMRNALLDIAQRHSIKLHQGVYISVLGPNYETAAEIRAFKLLGADAVGMSTVPEVLVANHCGLRVAVIATITNYATGLAKTSHSHESVVKMASSAAEKLNTLIKQYILELS is encoded by the coding sequence ATGACGACTTCAATATCCACTATCAGTTACCCACATTTAGCAGCAGAATATATTCAAAAAACATGTCCATCATTTAAACCAAAAGTGGGTGTAGTATTAGGCTCAGGGTTAGGCCAATTTGCCGAAGAGTTAGAAGATACAGTTGCTATTGAATACGAAAAACTCCCAGGATTTCCCAGAACTACAGTACAGGGGCATGGAGGAAAATTAATTTTAGGATATTATGGATCTACTGCGGTTATTTGCTTACAAGGCAGAGCCCATACTTACGAAAGCATGGAAAATCATGAAGCAGTAAAAACCTATGTAAGAACTTTAAAGCTATTAGGTTGCCAGTATTTTATAGCAACAAATGCTTCTGGTTCACTTAAAGAAGAAGTTGGACCGGGTGAATTAATGTTAATTACCGATCACATCAATTTTCAACCCGGAAATCCCCTGGTTGGTCCGAATGATGATGAGTTTGGACCCAGGTTTTATCCTTTAGATAATGCTTATGACATTACCATGCGCAATGCATTATTGGATATTGCTCAAAGACACTCGATTAAACTACACCAGGGGGTTTATATCTCTGTCTTGGGACCAAACTATGAAACAGCTGCTGAAATTCGTGCCTTTAAATTGCTGGGAGCTGATGCAGTGGGGATGTCAACTGTGCCTGAAGTTTTAGTCGCCAATCATTGTGGCTTGCGTGTCGCTGTTATTGCAACCATAACAAATTATGCAACTGGCCTTGCAAAAACCAGTCATAGCCATGAATCCGTTGTCAAAATGGCTTCTAGTGCCGCTGAA
- the cdd gene encoding cytidine deaminase produces the protein MDKLTSNMINEAHKVLVNAYAPYSKFSVAACICTDKNNFYTGVNVENISYGLTTCAEVSAICNMVTAGERKIKSIVVLAANNLLCSPCGACRQRIHEFSSSDTMVHLCNKETIFHSITINELLPLAFDFNP, from the coding sequence ATGGATAAATTAACTTCGAACATGATTAATGAAGCGCATAAGGTGCTAGTCAACGCTTATGCCCCCTATTCCAAATTTTCAGTAGCTGCCTGTATATGCACTGATAAAAATAATTTTTATACAGGGGTCAATGTAGAAAATATTTCTTATGGGCTAACAACCTGTGCTGAAGTTTCAGCGATTTGTAATATGGTTACCGCAGGTGAGCGAAAAATTAAAAGCATTGTGGTATTAGCTGCAAACAATTTGCTATGTTCTCCTTGTGGTGCATGCCGACAAAGAATTCATGAGTTTTCATCCTCTGATACCATGGTACATCTCTGTAATAAAGAAACAATATTTCATAGTATTACCATTAATGAATTACTACCCTTGGCTTTTGATTTTAACCCTTAA
- the cpxA gene encoding two-component system sensor histidine kinase CpxA, which yields MRSLYWKIFVSFWLATILIIFTTAWVTSQIAQKSSQPAREEMFMDSYANAAVATYESGQQSALLKWLDKIGLSRHMTLYLLTSTGEIIGAQKPPDAVKKISENLINDELPSDGIFKTGKLVVSHEILSTSGKYYRLAAVSEKPISYFVQIPWAGLTIRLTLAIFISGLICYLLSRYLTQPLRSLGMAAKSIAKGNLNTRVGRFRGHSKDEIAELSNEFDRMAEQLEALVHSKERLIQDISHELRSPLARLKIAIELGKKKTKHLADNEFARMEIETSRLNDLIGEILDFARLEKSTTELHLSQTNIADLLAQVISDANYEFSHNSIRIQAGIITPCELNIDQRLIHRAIENIVRNASHYSPPDEKVLISSSYDKNKDQVYIDINDKGPGVPEDQLEKIFNPFYRVDTSRTKKTGGYGLGLAIAARAVALHQGEIIAKNREQGGLLVRIILPADVK from the coding sequence ATGCGTAGTCTGTACTGGAAAATATTTGTTTCTTTTTGGCTGGCCACCATTTTAATTATTTTTACTACGGCATGGGTTACCAGCCAAATCGCACAAAAATCATCACAACCAGCTCGAGAGGAAATGTTCATGGACAGCTATGCCAATGCAGCTGTCGCAACCTATGAGTCAGGCCAACAATCAGCACTTTTGAAATGGCTTGATAAAATAGGCCTTTCTCGTCATATGACACTGTATTTACTAACCAGCACCGGCGAAATCATTGGCGCACAGAAACCACCTGACGCCGTAAAAAAAATTTCAGAAAATTTAATAAATGATGAACTCCCAAGTGATGGCATATTTAAAACAGGGAAATTAGTCGTTAGCCATGAGATCCTATCAACTTCTGGAAAATATTACCGGCTAGCAGCTGTCAGTGAAAAGCCAATCTCTTATTTTGTGCAAATTCCATGGGCTGGACTGACAATACGTTTAACTCTGGCTATATTCATCAGTGGGCTTATCTGCTATTTACTCTCACGTTATTTAACTCAACCTTTACGCTCATTAGGCATGGCAGCAAAATCTATCGCTAAAGGAAATTTAAATACCCGGGTTGGTCGCTTCAGAGGTCATAGTAAAGATGAGATTGCGGAGTTAAGTAATGAATTCGATCGAATGGCCGAGCAATTAGAAGCGCTTGTTCATTCCAAAGAACGATTAATACAGGATATTTCCCACGAATTACGCTCTCCATTGGCTCGACTTAAAATCGCCATAGAATTAGGGAAAAAGAAAACCAAGCATTTGGCTGATAATGAATTTGCCCGCATGGAAATTGAAACATCCAGACTTAATGATTTGATAGGCGAAATTCTCGATTTTGCTCGTTTAGAAAAATCGACAACAGAACTTCATTTATCCCAAACAAATATCGCGGATTTGCTTGCACAGGTTATAAGTGATGCCAATTATGAGTTCAGTCACAATTCTATAAGAATACAAGCTGGAATAATTACACCTTGTGAATTAAATATTGACCAACGCCTAATACACAGAGCTATAGAAAATATTGTTCGTAATGCATCACACTATTCTCCTCCAGATGAAAAGGTCCTGATTTCATCAAGCTATGATAAAAACAAAGATCAAGTTTATATTGATATTAATGATAAAGGACCTGGGGTTCCCGAAGATCAACTGGAAAAAATATTTAATCCTTTCTACCGCGTGGATACCTCCAGAACAAAAAAAACCGGTGGCTATGGGCTTGGGCTCGCAATTGCAGCTAGGGCTGTAGCATTACACCAAGGAGAAATTATTGCTAAAAATAGAGAGCAAGGTGGTTTGCTTGTTCGTATCATTTTACCTGCTGATGTTAAATAG
- the cpxR gene encoding two-component system response regulator CpxR, with product MSSSILIIDDDTELTDLLTQYLEPEGFNVVCVHDGENGVKRALNQVFDAIILDVMLPKLNGFEVLKAIREHLETPVLMLTARGDDIDRIVGLEIGADDYLPKPCNPRELVARLRAILRRTQKIPTPKPIIEQHNIIVDCSKRHVTMGGKFLELTNAEFNILEMLIKSPGQAFSKEELTEYALGRKYTAYDRSIDVHISNLRNKLGDNPQGEPLVKTVRGFGYMFNA from the coding sequence ATGAGCAGCTCTATTCTCATTATTGATGATGACACAGAACTAACAGATTTATTAACCCAATATTTGGAACCAGAAGGCTTTAATGTAGTATGTGTGCATGATGGAGAAAATGGCGTTAAAAGAGCTTTAAATCAGGTATTTGATGCCATTATACTCGACGTCATGCTGCCTAAGCTTAATGGTTTTGAAGTATTAAAGGCAATAAGAGAGCATTTGGAAACACCTGTATTGATGTTAACTGCTCGTGGTGATGATATCGATCGCATTGTTGGGTTAGAAATTGGTGCAGATGATTACTTACCTAAACCTTGTAATCCACGAGAGTTAGTTGCACGTCTGCGTGCTATTTTAAGACGCACTCAAAAAATCCCAACTCCCAAACCTATTATTGAACAACATAATATCATTGTGGATTGCTCCAAACGCCACGTGACTATGGGAGGAAAATTCCTTGAATTAACCAATGCGGAATTTAATATTTTGGAGATGTTAATCAAATCACCAGGGCAAGCATTTTCCAAAGAGGAACTCACCGAATATGCTCTGGGAAGAAAATACACTGCTTATGACCGCAGTATCGATGTTCACATCAGCAATTTGCGAAATAAATTAGGCGATAATCCTCAGGGAGAACCTTTAGTCAAAACTGTCCGCGGGTTTGGGTACATGTTTAATGCGTAG
- a CDS encoding HlyC/CorC family transporter: protein MLIHMKSRKMNLNKLEDGGSWFSRLKQFLQGEPQNQEELVSLLRDAQIRSLINSETLAMIEGAILFSKMRVRDIMLPKNQMVCINKDDDFKHIISIVTQTGHSRFPVTGENSDEVVGILHAKDLLKYQPENMESFDLLDICRQVTFVPESRRLDSLLSEFRSNRNHMAIVVDEYGEVSGFVTIEDIIEQIIGDIEDEFDIDEDAYIKTHEGHCYIIKAHTPIEEFNEQLNADFSDETYDTIGGIVLNKFGYLPQRGEVIIIDDFEFKVLNADSRRIKLLECLDKRSPEKLNSTVEG from the coding sequence ATGCTAATCCATATGAAGTCGAGGAAAATGAACTTGAATAAATTGGAAGATGGTGGGTCGTGGTTTTCTCGTTTAAAACAGTTCTTACAAGGAGAGCCACAAAATCAGGAAGAATTGGTCAGTTTATTAAGAGACGCGCAAATACGCTCCCTGATTAATTCAGAGACCCTCGCAATGATTGAGGGAGCTATCCTTTTCTCAAAAATGCGTGTTCGAGACATAATGCTGCCTAAAAATCAAATGGTTTGCATTAATAAGGATGATGATTTTAAGCATATTATATCTATTGTAACTCAAACGGGACATTCACGTTTTCCTGTAACGGGTGAAAATTCTGATGAAGTGGTTGGCATTTTGCACGCAAAAGATTTGTTAAAATATCAACCAGAAAATATGGAATCATTTGATTTATTGGACATCTGCCGCCAGGTAACTTTTGTACCTGAAAGCAGACGTCTTGATAGTCTGCTTAGTGAATTTCGAAGTAATAGAAATCATATGGCTATTGTTGTTGATGAATATGGAGAGGTGTCAGGTTTCGTTACCATTGAAGATATCATTGAACAAATAATCGGTGACATAGAAGATGAATTTGATATCGATGAAGACGCCTATATTAAAACACATGAAGGACACTGCTATATCATCAAAGCCCATACTCCAATAGAAGAATTTAACGAACAGCTCAACGCTGATTTTAGTGACGAAACCTATGATACAATTGGTGGCATAGTATTAAATAAATTCGGCTATTTACCTCAACGAGGTGAAGTAATAATCATAGATGATTTTGAATTTAAAGTTCTTAATGCCGATTCGAGAAGAATAAAGTTATTAGAATGTCTCGATAAAAGAAGTCCCGAGAAACTAAATTCTACTGTTGAAGGATAA
- the ybeY gene encoding rRNA maturation RNase YbeY — MTYHIDIQNATGKLLPLSEDEITKLASLALRDHKQDAELTVRLVDVEEMTYLNHTYRKKNKPTNVLAFPCSLPANIELECPLLGDVVICPEVLLAESAQFNKSLHAHWSLILIHGVLHLLGYDHIKDEEASIMQMLEAKLLAELGYANPYEVEENELE, encoded by the coding sequence ATGACCTATCACATTGACATACAAAATGCTACAGGGAAATTATTGCCCTTGAGTGAAGATGAAATCACCAAGCTGGCATCACTAGCTCTAAGAGATCATAAGCAGGATGCTGAGCTAACAGTTCGTCTGGTTGATGTTGAAGAAATGACTTATCTTAACCATACCTATAGAAAGAAGAACAAACCAACCAATGTTCTTGCATTTCCTTGCTCACTACCGGCGAACATTGAACTGGAATGTCCTCTTTTGGGTGACGTCGTTATTTGCCCTGAAGTGTTGCTTGCAGAAAGTGCTCAATTCAATAAATCGCTCCATGCACATTGGTCTTTAATCCTGATTCATGGAGTGTTGCATTTATTAGGGTATGATCATATAAAAGATGAAGAAGCCTCTATTATGCAAATGCTCGAAGCTAAATTACTAGCTGAATTAGGTTATGCTAATCCATATGAAGTCGAGGAAAATGAACTTGAATAA
- a CDS encoding PhoH family protein has translation MIICGQSGEHFEEIKKVLKLLYPLTSEPIDTKTLRVLINEDYQTAMTHHIRLSRKSISARNSKQAAYLDSINTHDITFAVGPAGTGKTYLAVSKAIECFEKGEVQRLIFVRPAVEAGEKLGFLPGDLVEKVLPYLRPIYDALYEMIGFKETQKLIQTDIIEILPLAFMRGRTLNESFIILDEAQNTTIMQMKMFLTRMGFGSKTVITGDITQVDLPKGIDSGLAHAIQLFRHFPDISIHTFTSREVVRHPLVSKIVDCYDNEMERIKK, from the coding sequence ATGATAATATGTGGCCAATCAGGTGAGCATTTTGAAGAGATAAAAAAAGTATTAAAATTATTGTATCCTTTAACTAGCGAACCTATAGATACCAAAACTCTACGAGTCTTAATCAATGAGGATTATCAAACAGCAATGACTCACCATATCAGATTATCTCGAAAATCAATTTCTGCACGTAACAGCAAACAAGCCGCATATCTGGATTCTATTAATACGCATGATATTACATTTGCCGTAGGGCCGGCTGGGACTGGTAAAACCTACCTGGCTGTTTCCAAAGCAATAGAATGTTTTGAAAAAGGCGAAGTACAAAGACTTATTTTTGTAAGGCCTGCTGTAGAAGCGGGTGAAAAGCTCGGTTTTCTTCCCGGCGATCTGGTAGAAAAAGTCTTACCTTACTTAAGGCCTATCTATGACGCACTGTATGAAATGATAGGCTTTAAAGAAACTCAAAAACTGATTCAAACAGATATCATTGAAATTCTCCCATTAGCTTTCATGAGGGGCAGAACTTTAAATGAATCTTTTATTATTCTGGATGAGGCTCAAAACACCACTATCATGCAAATGAAAATGTTTTTGACACGCATGGGCTTTGGCTCTAAAACAGTCATCACAGGTGATATCACTCAAGTCGACTTGCCTAAAGGCATTGACTCGGGCCTTGCGCATGCCATTCAATTATTCAGACATTTTCCTGATATCAGCATTCATACATTTACCAGTCGTGAAGTCGTCAGACATCCTTTGGTTTCAAAAATCGTAGATTGCTATGATAATGAGATGGAAAGGATTAAAAAATGA
- a CDS encoding PHP domain-containing protein, which translates to MIDLHCHSSFSDGALTPEELIKRASTLQVECLSLTDHDTVAGYDALYDAAVHTNIKIVKGIELSTRWKKYDIHILGYQINHTAELKELIAHQNKSRIERAEKIGESLHSVGIDNAYEKASLLAGHKRVGRPHFAQVLINEGKAKDMKSAFKNYLGRGKCAYIPTLWISMHDAVKGISHSGGQAVIAHPLKYGLTRSKLRDLITEFKEAGGVGMEVVSGEMTTVQIQEMAGMCERFHLLASSGSDYHSDAQSCINLGRQRQLPIICTPIWQEWNMKQGTL; encoded by the coding sequence ATGATCGATCTTCATTGTCATAGTTCTTTTTCAGACGGTGCACTGACTCCAGAAGAACTAATAAAAAGAGCGAGTACTTTACAAGTTGAATGCCTATCTCTTACTGATCATGATACTGTTGCAGGATATGACGCTTTATATGACGCTGCAGTCCATACAAACATTAAAATAGTTAAAGGGATAGAACTCAGTACTCGTTGGAAGAAGTATGACATTCATATACTTGGTTACCAAATTAATCACACAGCAGAATTAAAAGAGTTAATTGCTCATCAAAATAAAAGTCGAATAGAGCGTGCTGAGAAAATTGGAGAATCCTTGCATTCGGTTGGTATTGACAATGCTTATGAAAAAGCCAGTCTTTTGGCAGGCCACAAACGGGTGGGTCGACCCCATTTTGCCCAAGTACTGATTAATGAAGGGAAGGCAAAAGATATGAAGTCGGCTTTTAAAAATTACCTCGGGAGAGGCAAGTGCGCCTATATACCTACCTTATGGATTAGCATGCACGATGCGGTCAAAGGTATATCTCATTCTGGTGGACAGGCTGTAATTGCTCATCCACTTAAATATGGATTGACGCGTTCAAAATTGCGTGACTTAATCACGGAGTTTAAAGAGGCTGGAGGTGTTGGCATGGAAGTCGTTTCTGGAGAAATGACAACTGTACAAATTCAAGAAATGGCCGGGATGTGTGAGCGATTTCATTTGCTCGCTTCATCAGGATCAGATTACCATAGTGACGCTCAATCTTGTATAAATCTGGGGCGCCAGAGACAATTACCAATAATATGCACGCCTATTTGGCAAGAATGGAACATGAAACAGGGGACTTTATGA
- a CDS encoding L-threonylcarbamoyladenylate synthase, protein MSQFFALHPDNPQARLLRKAVSIIEEGGLIVYPTDSGYALGCSLGNKSALERIRRLRQLDKHHNMTLVCRDLSQLGTYAKVSNPIFRLLKAFTPGSYTFILNATHEVPRLMLHPKRRTLGLRVPDNTITLSLLECLEAPLMSTTLILPGAEAPLSEPEAIKDLLGNQIDLIIDGGNCGHEPTTVVDLTGDYPIIIREGKGDPEPFK, encoded by the coding sequence ATGAGTCAGTTTTTTGCTTTACATCCAGATAATCCTCAAGCACGCTTGTTGAGAAAAGCAGTTTCAATTATTGAAGAAGGGGGGCTTATCGTTTACCCGACAGATTCTGGCTATGCTTTGGGCTGTAGTTTGGGCAATAAATCAGCCCTGGAGCGTATTCGCCGCTTACGCCAATTGGATAAGCATCATAATATGACCCTGGTTTGTCGTGACTTATCCCAGTTAGGTACTTATGCAAAGGTTTCTAATCCAATTTTTAGATTATTGAAGGCTTTTACTCCAGGCTCTTATACCTTTATTCTTAATGCTACACATGAAGTGCCTCGTTTGATGCTCCACCCAAAACGAAGAACATTGGGGTTAAGAGTACCTGATAACACGATTACTTTGTCTTTATTGGAGTGTCTGGAAGCCCCTTTAATGAGCACCACTTTAATTTTACCAGGAGCTGAAGCGCCATTAAGCGAGCCTGAAGCAATTAAAGATTTATTAGGCAACCAAATTGATTTAATAATTGATGGTGGAAATTGTGGTCATGAACCCACTACAGTAGTAGATTTAACTGGAGATTATCCGATAATTATAAGAGAGGGAAAAGGAGATCCTGAACCCTTTAAGTAA
- a CDS encoding tryptophan--tRNA ligase — protein sequence MSALFTSNKRVVSGMRVSGRLHLGHYHGVLKNWIKLQHQYDCFFFAADWHGLTTQYEDPNFIEKHLWDMIIDWLACGVNPGLCKIFIQSWVPEHAELHLLLSMITPLGWLERVPTYKDQQEKLKEKDLSTYGFLGYPLLQSADVLLYHADYVPVGEDQVAHIELTREIARRFNYLYGREANFEELAAAAIKKMGKKNGKIYTELRRQFQEHGIHESIKTAQALLEDQPNLSIGDKERLLGYLEGSGKIILNEPQPLLTETAKMPGLDGQKMSKSYHNTIMLRDEPALVEKKILTMPTDPARVKRTDPGEPEKCPVWQFHKVYSNEEVKDWVQKGCRTAGIGCVDCKRPVIGAIHQELKPIQEAISDYEADLGSVKRIVAEGSEAAREEGNKTLNTVREVMGLDY from the coding sequence ATGTCAGCACTGTTTACTTCCAATAAGCGAGTCGTTTCTGGAATGCGGGTCAGTGGAAGATTGCATTTAGGTCATTATCATGGTGTTTTAAAAAATTGGATAAAATTACAACATCAATACGATTGTTTCTTTTTTGCAGCAGATTGGCATGGCCTAACAACACAATATGAAGACCCCAATTTTATTGAAAAACACCTCTGGGATATGATTATTGATTGGCTAGCTTGTGGAGTTAATCCAGGCTTGTGTAAGATATTTATTCAATCCTGGGTTCCAGAGCATGCTGAATTACATTTACTTTTGTCCATGATCACTCCTTTAGGTTGGTTGGAGCGAGTTCCTACTTATAAAGATCAGCAGGAGAAATTAAAAGAAAAAGATTTATCAACCTATGGTTTTTTGGGATATCCATTACTACAAAGTGCTGATGTACTTTTATACCACGCGGATTATGTTCCAGTGGGTGAAGACCAAGTGGCTCATATTGAGTTAACACGAGAAATAGCCCGAAGATTTAACTATCTTTATGGTAGAGAGGCTAATTTTGAGGAGCTGGCTGCTGCAGCAATCAAAAAGATGGGTAAAAAGAATGGGAAAATTTATACCGAATTACGCAGACAATTTCAGGAGCATGGCATCCACGAATCGATTAAGACAGCACAAGCGCTTTTAGAAGATCAGCCTAATTTGTCGATTGGAGATAAAGAGCGATTGTTGGGATATTTGGAAGGAAGTGGCAAAATTATATTAAACGAACCACAGCCTTTGCTTACGGAAACTGCAAAAATGCCTGGTCTTGATGGGCAGAAAATGTCCAAATCTTACCATAATACGATCATGCTAAGAGATGAGCCAGCTTTAGTTGAAAAGAAAATTCTGACTATGCCCACGGATCCGGCGCGTGTTAAACGTACAGATCCAGGAGAGCCTGAAAAATGTCCTGTTTGGCAATTCCATAAAGTGTATTCTAATGAGGAAGTAAAAGATTGGGTGCAAAAAGGTTGCCGAACAGCAGGAATTGGTTGCGTTGACTGTAAGAGACCAGTGATTGGTGCTATCCATCAAGAACTTAAACCAATACAGGAAGCGATTTCAGATTATGAAGCTGATTTAGGTTCGGTAAAACGTATTGTAGCGGAAGGAAGCGAAGCGGCCAGAGAAGAAGGAAACAAGACTTTAAATACGGTCAGAGAAGTCATGGGGCTTGATTATTAA
- a CDS encoding segregation and condensation protein A: MNIDLQPAPVVKAVVDGKEITQFPEDLYIPPDALEVLLDSFTGPLDLLLYLIRKQNIDILDIPMTSITNQYLQYIQLMENRRMELAAEYLLMAAMLAEIKSRLLLPVTPDSEEEEEDPRMTLVRQLQAYEQIKQAAELLDGLPRQDRDNFTIQVNPDEVEAIKVYPEVELSELVEAMKILLKREEHYSKHQVSRELMSVRERMSRILFQLQHQKILEFGQLYTLEEGRMGLVVSFLAILELAKQSLLIITQTQPFSPIHLQAA; the protein is encoded by the coding sequence ATGAATATCGATTTGCAGCCTGCGCCTGTAGTCAAAGCGGTGGTGGATGGTAAGGAAATTACTCAGTTTCCAGAGGATTTATATATTCCTCCTGATGCATTGGAGGTATTACTGGATTCTTTTACCGGGCCATTAGATTTATTGCTGTATTTAATCCGCAAGCAAAATATTGATATTCTTGATATTCCCATGACAAGTATAACCAACCAGTATTTACAATATATCCAGCTCATGGAAAATCGAAGAATGGAGCTGGCTGCCGAGTATTTATTAATGGCTGCCATGTTAGCTGAAATCAAGTCACGTTTATTATTGCCAGTTACACCAGATTCAGAGGAGGAGGAAGAAGATCCACGTATGACTCTGGTAAGACAGTTGCAAGCTTATGAGCAAATAAAACAAGCGGCTGAATTATTGGATGGATTGCCAAGACAAGACAGAGATAATTTTACAATTCAGGTTAATCCAGACGAGGTTGAAGCAATTAAAGTTTATCCTGAAGTTGAGTTATCTGAGTTAGTCGAGGCTATGAAAATTTTGCTAAAACGTGAAGAGCATTATTCCAAACATCAAGTTTCCAGGGAATTAATGTCTGTTCGTGAACGAATGAGTCGTATTCTCTTTCAATTGCAGCATCAAAAAATTTTGGAATTTGGCCAATTATATACTCTTGAAGAGGGAAGGATGGGATTGGTTGTGAGTTTTTTAGCTATTCTTGAACTGGCTAAGCAGTCTTTATTGATCATTACGCAAACTCAGCCATTTTCACCTATACATTTGCAGGCTGCATGA
- the scpB gene encoding SMC-Scp complex subunit ScpB yields the protein MIDNELKNIVEALVLSSNEPVTLEKIQETFDEWQRPTLEDLQAIIESLKVDYSYRAFELIQVAGGFKVQTKSKYATWVARLQIEKPAKYSRALLETLAIIAYKQPVTRADIEDIRGVAVNSQIIKTLMEREWIRIAGYKDVVGKPAVYTTTKEFLNYFNLNYLSELPPLPEIMDTLTLHEATQPIKECTQNEQ from the coding sequence ATGATTGACAATGAATTAAAAAATATTGTTGAAGCTTTGGTATTATCCAGTAATGAGCCCGTTACTTTAGAAAAAATACAAGAAACCTTTGATGAGTGGCAAAGACCAACACTAGAAGATTTGCAGGCTATAATAGAGAGCTTAAAGGTAGATTATTCTTACCGTGCTTTTGAGCTTATCCAGGTTGCAGGTGGTTTTAAGGTACAAACAAAATCCAAATATGCCACTTGGGTTGCTCGTCTCCAAATCGAGAAGCCAGCAAAGTATTCGCGCGCACTGCTTGAAACTTTGGCAATAATTGCTTACAAGCAACCTGTTACGCGCGCTGATATTGAAGACATTAGAGGAGTTGCCGTTAACAGCCAGATTATAAAAACGTTAATGGAAAGGGAATGGATTCGTATAGCAGGCTATAAGGATGTAGTAGGAAAGCCAGCTGTTTATACAACGACAAAAGAATTTTTAAATTACTTTAACTTAAATTACTTAAGTGAACTTCCTCCCTTACCTGAAATAATGGATACATTAACCTTGCACGAGGCAACCCAACCTATAAAAGAGTGTACGCAAAATGAGCAGTGA
- the rluB gene encoding 23S rRNA pseudouridine(2605) synthase RluB, with amino-acid sequence MSSERLQKILSQAGLGSRREMERWIDNGWVQVNGKPAKLGDSAGPSDKISVKGKLIPNPLKSKQNIRVLLYHKPVGEVSSRHDPKFEKTVFDNLPHLRQGRWVQVGRLDLNTSGLLIFTNNGELANQLMHPKYGLEREYAVRVHGQVSQESLNNLLKGVMLDDGLAKFTKIQFRGGEGTNSWYHVTLNEGRNREVRRLWESQGVEVSRLIRIRYGMLTMPRFLSRGQFYELTPKEVTEFLDSLPNELS; translated from the coding sequence ATGAGCAGTGAAAGATTACAGAAAATATTAAGTCAAGCCGGACTTGGATCTCGTCGTGAAATGGAGCGGTGGATTGATAATGGTTGGGTGCAGGTTAATGGCAAACCAGCTAAACTGGGAGATTCCGCTGGCCCTAGTGATAAAATTAGCGTCAAAGGAAAGTTGATTCCCAACCCTTTAAAAAGCAAACAAAACATCCGGGTTCTTCTTTACCATAAACCTGTCGGTGAAGTATCCAGTCGACATGATCCAAAATTTGAAAAAACAGTATTTGATAATTTACCGCATCTTAGACAGGGGCGTTGGGTGCAAGTGGGGCGCTTGGATTTAAATACTTCCGGCTTGCTCATTTTTACTAATAATGGCGAATTGGCTAACCAACTCATGCATCCCAAGTATGGTTTGGAAAGAGAGTATGCCGTACGAGTTCATGGTCAAGTCAGCCAGGAATCTTTAAATAACTTATTGAAAGGGGTTATGTTGGATGATGGTTTGGCAAAATTTACCAAAATTCAATTTCGTGGAGGAGAAGGAACAAATTCCTGGTACCATGTGACCCTTAATGAAGGAAGAAATAGAGAAGTACGTCGATTGTGGGAGTCTCAAGGTGTTGAGGTTAGTCGATTAATAAGAATCCGTTATGGCATGCTTACAATGCCCAGATTTTTATCCAGAGGGCAGTTTTATGAACTTACCCCAAAAGAAGTGACTGAATTTCTTGATTCATTACCCAACGAATTGTCTTAA